In Dermacentor variabilis isolate Ectoservices chromosome 7, ASM5094787v1, whole genome shotgun sequence, a genomic segment contains:
- the LOC142587818 gene encoding sulfotransferase 1E1-like isoform X1, producing the protein MNLESYIHVDGVSLHEWFHEDTLRSALSYKPRSDDVFIVTYPKSGTTWTQYVILSILGGGEAPKTYVDYMLSSPYLVLMGAEGVERMPRPGLVKTHLPFHKAPYSPRAKYICVARNLYDVCVSYYYHTRALTPKRVKDISFSRFHEMFTEGRLSYGDYFDHLLSWYQHRDHHNVLFFTYEEMKTNPRLWVLKIAEFLGDEYADMLKTHPETLQKVLDATSLSSMKAVFTEKLATSALELLNLPADKALKSLQVYQDIWPQMGEMHACEAFVRKGVIGDWKEHFTPDLIAKTKAWIKRKTAGSDVMQLWKNIELP; encoded by the coding sequence ATGAATCTCGAGTCTTACATACACGTCGACGGCGTCTCGCTTCACGAATGGTTCCACGAGGACACATTACGCTCCGCGCTGTCCTACAAGCCCCGCTCCGACGACGTTTTCATAGTGACGTACCCGAAGTCCGGAACAACGTGGACGCAATATGTGATCCTCAGCATTCTCGGCGGAGGCGAGGCGCCGAAAACCTACGTCGACTACATGTTGAGCTCCCCGTATTTGGTGCTGATGGGTGCCGAGGGTGTCGAGAGAATGCCCAGACCGGGTCTGGTGAAAACTCACCTGCCTTTTCACAAGGCACCCTACTCACCGCGAGCGAAATACATTTGCGTCGCCAGGAATCTCTACGACGTTTGCGTGTCGTACTACTACCACACACGGGCCCTTACACCAAAGAGAGTGAAAGACATTTCATTTTCCAGGTTTCACGAAATGTTCACAGAGGGCAGGCTCTCATACGGCGACTACTTCGACCATCTGCTGTCCTGGTACCAACATCGAGACCACCATAACGTGTTGTTTTTCACGTAcgaagaaatgaaaacaaatccCAGGCTGTGGGTCTTGAAGATAGCCGAATTTCTCGGAGATGAATATGCAGACATGCTCAAAACTCACCCTGAAACGCTTCAAAAAGTTCTGGACGCTACAAGCTTAAGCAGCATGAAGGCCGTCTTTACCGAGAAGCTGGCCACGTCGGCGCTGGAACTTCTGAACCTGCCAGCAGACAAGGCTCTGAAGTCACTCCAGGTCTACCAAGACATCTGGCCACAAATGGGAGAGATGCATGCGTGTGAAGCCTTTGTTCGCAAAGGTGTGATTGGTGACTGGAAGGAGCACTTCACACCGGATCTCATAGCGAAAACGAAGGCGTGGATAAAGAGAAAGACTGCAGGTTCTGATGTTATGCAACTTTGGAAGAACATAGAGCTACCCTAG
- the LOC142587050 gene encoding sulfotransferase ssu-1-like yields the protein MDVENYRFVDGLWAHRVLHEDILRSAFSYQAHHDDVFVATYPKCGTTWTQYLILSILSKGEPPKRNIDFMLASPFLELMGAEAAERMSRPGVLKTHLPFNKAPYCKDAKYICVARNPYDVCVSYYYHTKGFTPKSVKDVSFATFHDLFILGKLSYGDYFEHLLSWYEQRNLTNVLFVTYEQAKKDSELWALKIADFLGKGYGDELRKEPALLQKVLEVCSLENMRRVFNDNIPNLFEDLLSLPPEKALKSVEVYRNLDLLEEMHESEAFVRKGTVGDWRAHFTPELIAKTKTWINKKTKGSDVMQLWSDIELP from the coding sequence ATGGATGTCGAGAATTACAGATTTGTCGACGGCCTGTGGGCGCACAGGGTTTTGCACGAAGACATACTACGCTCCGCGTTCTCCTACCAAGCACACCATGACGACGTTTTCGTCGCGACCTACCCTAAATGCGGAACCACCTGGACACAATACCTCATCCTCAGCATCTTGAGTAAGGGAGAGCCTCCGAAACGGAACATCGACTTCATGCTCGCTTCTCCATTCCTCGAACTGATGGGAGCAGAAGCGGCTGAGAGGATGTCCAGGCCAGGTGTGCTCAAGACTCACCTACCCTTTAACAAGGCGCCATACTGCAAGGATGCAAAGTACATCTGTGTCGCCAGGAATCCCTACGACGTGTGCGTCTCATACTACTACCACACCAAGGGTTTCACACCAAAAAGCGTGAAAGACGTTTCATTTGCGACGTTTCACGACTTGTTCATTTTGGGAAAGCTCTCGTACGGCGACTACTTCGAGCACCTCCTGTCTTGGTACGAACAACGCAACCTCACAAACGTTCTCTTCGTAACCTACGAGCAGGCGAAGAAAGACAGTGAACTCTGGGCACTGAAGATCGCCGACTTTCTTGGAAAGGGGTATGGTGATGAGCTGCGCAAAGAACCGGCGCTACTTCAAAAAGTCTTGGAAGTTTGCAGCTTAGAAAACATGAGGCGCGTCTTCAATGACAACATACCCAACTTGTTTGAAGATCTTCTAAGCCTGCCACCAGAAAAGGCCTTGAAGTCTGTGGAAGTTTATCGCAACCTTGATCTTCTTGAGGAGATGCATGAAAGCGAAGCCTTTGTGCGGAAAGGTACCGTGGGAGACTGGAGGGCGCACTTCACGCCTGAGCTGATCGCGAAGACAAAGACATGGAttaacaagaaaacaaaagggaGTGACGTCATGCAACTGTGGAGCGACATCGAGCTGCCTTGA